From the Paenibacillus sp. MMS20-IR301 genome, the window CAGCTGCCCGGCTGAAGTCTCACCGCTCTCAAATACCACATTGCCGGACTGAATATACGTCCGCACATTCTCGTACTGCAGCGAGCTGAACAAAGCCTTCAGCTCCTGCATCTTGATCAGCTTGTGTCCGCCGACATTAATCCCGCGCAGCAGCGCAATATATGTAATCATTAGCTCACCTCCCATTTCTCTGTAGCATTATTTGCCGGAAGGCAATCATCTCAGCCGTCTGCGGATCTCGCGGACAAGCTGCTCTTTCTCGGATACGGGCAGCCATTCTACCAGCCTTGCCGCTGCTACCGGCAATACCCAGGGATTAATGTCCTTCATGGATAATCCCGATAACCGCAAATATTCCCGCAGGTACTGGCTGGTCATCCGCTTCCTGGCGATTCCGAGGAACAGCTTGCTGAAGAATGAGGCATGCTTAGGTACGGCTCCTATGCTGAACATAATCAGGGTCCGTGCAGCATCAGCCGCCGGCTCTCCTGGAACAGCAGTCATCCAGTCAATAATCCACAGCCTGTCATCCTTCAGTACATTGTCCGGATGGAAATCCCCGTGACACAGCTTATTCCCGTCCGGGAGCAGTCTCAGCTGTGACAGGATCTTCGACTTCTCGTCCATATCCAGCATTGGAGCTGCTATAATATTCTGCGCAAGCCGCTTCTTCTGTTCTCCGTCCTCCCCGATACCCTCAAGCTGATGAAGGCTGTGGTGCAGAGCCGCCATCTGCCTCCCGCAGCTGGCAATAAGCCACGGCTTCGCACCGATCAGCTTCAGCAGCGAAGGCCCATGGATCTGCTGATAGACAATGCCCTGCCTGCCTTCCGCCGTAATCTGCCCGTAAGTCTTCGGGGTACTTACGCCTTGTTCATATACAAAGTTGCTTATACGGTATTCCCAGTCCACATGATGCCCGGGGACCTCCTCCCGGTAGAGCTTAAGAATTCTTCCTTCCCCGTACTCCAGAACCTCCGCCGTCCGGCCTTCCCCGATTACGTTCCCTAACAGCCTGCTCGCCTCTTCCTTACTCCAGATTGACCCGGGTGAAGTGCTCCACTACCGGGAACGGACTGTAATAATGATGCAATAGCGCCTTCCACTGCTGATACTGGGCCGATTCCCGGAAGCCGGTCGTATGGTCCTCCAGGCTGCGCCACCAGACGAGCAGCAGGTATTTATGCTCATCCTCGATACAGTGCTGCAGCTCATGCCCCAAATATCCCTCGATAGAGGAGATCAGCGGCGAGGCTTCCCTGAAGCTCTGTTCAAACTCCCCCGCCAGCCCCGGCTTCACCTGCAGCATTGCCGCTTCCATAATCATTATTCTTTCTCTCCTTTACGGCTTATTCCTCCAGTGAATCCCGGAAAAACTCATGATAGAAGTTGATAACTACCAGCAGCACAGCCAGCGATTCATTGACACTGCCTACCTCCAGCGAATGATTGGCATCATCAATCCGGTATACGCGCATCTGCTTCAGGCCGCCAAGCTCAGCAGAATGCTGCTCAGTGAACAGCGGATCGCTTCCGCCGTAAATAACGCTGCCCCGGCTCTGCTTCATATAAGGAAGCCCGTCTGCCGTGGGTGTGAGGAACAGGTGGGAGATTTTTTTACCTGTGCCGGCCTCTTCCGCCACCTTGCCTGCAATAACCGCCCCCATGCTTTTGCTGATGAACAGCAGCCTCTCGTATTCAGGAAGCGAAGCCAGCGCCACCCTGCACTCTGCGGCAACAATATCCATCTCCTCACGCTTGAAGGCCGCCCTTGCACTCTGATAGCCGTATTCCAGCAGCAGCAGGTCACAGCCGTATTCCCGGGCCAGCTTGCCCGCATACTCCAGCAGCGGACGTTCGGCCGAATAGTTTTGTCCCGGGAACACAACGGCCAGCGTCTTTGAGCCTTGAGAAATATACTTATGTCTTACGTCCCTGCCCCAGTTCGAGGACATCACGATACCTGATACACTCATTTGCGTTCACGCCTTTCATCTACCTGTGCAGCTGCACTCTCTATCTCTCATTATAGCCAACTTCCCAAAAGGTTGGTAATACGAATAACCCCGCAAAGCGGGGCTGGCTCATACGTTGATTCAGTTACTTCACGGAGACCGCAAAACACTATATTCACCACATGCTAAGGCTGCTGTTGATTTGAGGCCGCCTGCCTGCGGCCGGCTCTGCGGGCCAGAAGCTCCGCAATAATCCACAGAGTGACCGGGATAAACACCTCGAACGGAAGAGCATACACCTTATAGATGTGATAGGCAAACTCCTGCATCTGCATAATATTAGTGTAGATAAAATCCGAAAGATACACCATTATGAGTCCTGTCTGCAGCACAACAGACCGGTAGCTTTTCAGACCAAGCACCTTGCTTAGTCCGTTACAGGTTACATACAGGCACAGGCTGACCTTAATGAACAGCGCCGTCACAAAGACTATCGCTGCCGAGCCTTCAATCCGGCTAAGGAAATCGCCAATATTAATCCGGCTGACCGCCACGTAAGAGGGGAAATACAGGCTGGACAGGATGTCCGGCCCCAGCACAAGTATATTGCGTATCGTAACAATAATAATGATGCCCCCGGCAATCAGCATACCGCTTAGCATTACCCGCTTGGCTGAGCCTTTGGCCGGCAGTCCGTTGAATGCCCCCAGGAAGACCACTATCTCTGCAAAGGG encodes:
- a CDS encoding aminoglycoside phosphotransferase family protein, translating into MWSKEEASRLLGNVIGEGRTAEVLEYGEGRILKLYREEVPGHHVDWEYRISNFVYEQGVSTPKTYGQITAEGRQGIVYQQIHGPSLLKLIGAKPWLIASCGRQMAALHHSLHQLEGIGEDGEQKKRLAQNIIAAPMLDMDEKSKILSQLRLLPDGNKLCHGDFHPDNVLKDDRLWIIDWMTAVPGEPAADAARTLIMFSIGAVPKHASFFSKLFLGIARKRMTSQYLREYLRLSGLSMKDINPWVLPVAAARLVEWLPVSEKEQLVREIRRRLR
- a CDS encoding antibiotic biosynthesis monooxygenase; translated protein: MIMEAAMLQVKPGLAGEFEQSFREASPLISSIEGYLGHELQHCIEDEHKYLLLVWWRSLEDHTTGFRESAQYQQWKALLHHYYSPFPVVEHFTRVNLE